AATACGATGTTTCGGGATGCTTTGGCAGAGGTGAGTAAGACTCCTCCGCAGTTGCTGGACATTGCACAACTGACGGCGCGCGCTCTGCCAGATGCGGGGAATAGGGATTAGGAACAGGAGAGCGATGAAGATACTGGTTGCAATCAAGCAGGTGCCTGAACGGGACGCGCAGGTACACGTGGCCTCCGATGGCAAATGGATTGACGAAAGCGATCTGAATTACACGATCAACGAGCCGGATGCGTATGCGCTGGAAGAGGCTCTGCAATTGAAAGAAAAGAACGGCGGTGAGGTGGTGGTCGTGTGTGCGGGGCCGGAGCGCGTAACCAGCACGCTGCGCGAGGCGCTGGCTAAGGGTGCGGACCGTGCTATTCACATCGAGGCCGACGACCTGAGCGCGCGCGATACTCTGGGCGTTGCACAGATACTTGCGGATGCGATGAAGGCTGAGTCGCCTGATTTAATTCTGACCGGATTGCAGTCCGACGACCTGGGGCTGGGACAGACTGGCGTGGTGCTGGCGGAGCTGCTGGGGATTCCGCACGCGACGATCATCATGCAGGTTGAGGTGACGGGCAACGGCCTGAAGGTGAAACGCGAGCTTGAAGACGGCTGGTTTCAGCATGTCGAGATGCCTCTGCCTGCGCTGTTGACCATTCAGAGTGGAGGCAACAAGCTGCGCTACGCCACGCTGATGGGCATCAAGAAAGCTAAGACCAAAGAGACGAAGACCGTGCAGGCTGCGGCTGCGGCCGGGTCGCCCTCTATTACGCTCGAGCGCGTGTATCTGCCGGAGAAGCAGAAGAAGACAGAGATGCTGACTGGCTCGCCTGCAGAGGTCGCGGCGAAGATCGTGGAGAAGTTGAAGTTTGAGGTGAGGGTGATATGAGCGGCGTTCTTGTAGTGATGGAACAGCGCGGTGGTCAATGGAATCGCATGAGCTTTGAAGCGCTCGCCGCCGGGCAACAGCTTGCGGCGAAGCTGGGGGTTGAGTGCTCTGCTGCAGTCGTGGCGGAAGGCGTGAGCGCTTTGGCTTCAGAGCTAAGCGGCAAGAAGCTCGTTAAGGTGTATGCAGTGGAACACGCTCTGCTCAAAACTTACACTCCGGATGGCTATGTGGCAGCGCTGGAGCAGGTGATTAAGCAGGCTGCTCCAGCTTATGTGCTGATGCC
This is a stretch of genomic DNA from Edaphobacter acidisoli. It encodes these proteins:
- a CDS encoding electron transfer flavoprotein subunit beta/FixA family protein, yielding MKILVAIKQVPERDAQVHVASDGKWIDESDLNYTINEPDAYALEEALQLKEKNGGEVVVVCAGPERVTSTLREALAKGADRAIHIEADDLSARDTLGVAQILADAMKAESPDLILTGLQSDDLGLGQTGVVLAELLGIPHATIIMQVEVTGNGLKVKRELEDGWFQHVEMPLPALLTIQSGGNKLRYATLMGIKKAKTKETKTVQAAAAAGSPSITLERVYLPEKQKKTEMLTGSPAEVAAKIVEKLKFEVRVI